The window ATCCGCAAAGCCAGTGACGAGGTTCAGGTTCGCGAGGCGACGCACAAATTCAGATGCCCAGTGTTGCTGAATATCGCTAAATGAAGGAAGGGATAAGTTAGGGCTAACAATGTAGGGAGAGGCTATAGCCTCCGCTCGTCCTGTGGAGACTAAAGCTTGATAAATCAACGCCGCAATCTCAGCACGAGTAATGTTACGCATCGGTTCGAGCTGATTGGGTGTAGGATAATTCACCACCAGTCGTCGTTGAGTGGCGGTGGCGATTGCTTCTGTGGCGTAGCTAGGAATTTGAGCGCGATCGCTGTAGAACACCAACAAGTTAACATTTCCACTCCCCAGTCCTAACCCACTCACCAGGGACACCAGCGCCTGTACCCGCGTCAAATTTTGCTGCGGACGAAACGTGCCATCGGGAAAACCTGCAATGAAACCCATCCCAGCGGCAACCCGAATCGCCGATGAAGCCCAAAAGTTAGCTGGAACATCGGAAAATACCCCCGCTCCCGTTCCCCGTTGCCGGGGTAAATCAAACGTCTTGGCAATAATTGCCGCATACTCCGCCCTGGTGATGCTGGCTTCTGGCTTAAAGGTTCCATCGGGAAAGCCCAGAATTAGCCCTCGTGTCACCAATCCCTGAATGAATGCTGCCGCCCAATGATTGCCCAAATCACTAAACAGAGTCGGTCCCGTCATCGCGGTTGGAACTTGAGCTGAGCGTAATGTAACAGGCCCGGAGACTCGTGTCGGATTGAGCTGATTGCCCACGGAAACCAACGTGAAAGACGTGCTATTTTGCAGATCAACTTGACCGTTATCCCGCAGGATATTCCCCGCTGGGTCTTGAGTGCTGCCCAAATCCGGTTTAGACTCCCCTGTAATCACCAGACCCCCATGAGTATTTTTTTCAATCAAATTCCGACGGAGTACAGGTCTAGCGCCACGGGAGAGGAAAATGCCCGAATGATTGCCCACCAGATTGTTATCTGTGACTAACGGTGCGGCTGAATCACTAATCGCAATGCCATAACCGGTTTTTTGACACAGATTGCGTCGCACTTCCCCTTTGGCATTGCGGACTAAAAACACGCCACTGGCTGCATTTTGAATAAATATATTATCCAGAATTAAGGGTTTGCCGGTACCGGTGACAAACACCCCCTCACGACCGCAGCCTGTGAAGGTATTGTTGGTAACCATCGGTGCTGTTGATTCCACCCAAATGGCGGTTCCTTTTTCTACAGGATTGGTCACGGTTACACCCCGCAATTGAGCCTTCGACTCCAGCCGCAGGGTGACATTTTGTACATTAAATGTCGGGCTATTATATTTCCCACTGCCTAGGATGACAATTCCTTTCCCCTTACTGGGTTCATGTCCCAGCACCATCACCCCAGTGGGGACAACTAAAGGAAATACTTCTCCCCCAGCAGCATTGTAAGTTCCGGCTGATAACTGAATGGTTGTTCCTGATGATGCGGCGGTGAGTGCCCGCGTTAAAGTTTTGAACGGGGACTGAGCGTTACCAGTACCGGTATCCTTACCCGTTTGTGGGTTGACGTAGAGAGTGGACTGAACCATGATTTGCTTTTTACTAGAACAAAAACATTGATAGGGGATGGGTTAGAGCGTTGCAGGTGAGAAGCGTGAAGGTTAAAGCTAGAAGTTCAATTGGCTGACTTGATAACTGGCAAACTGGTCTTCATGACCAACATTCAACTCGAAGATCGACTAACCTGTAACCCATTTCCACCGCTCTTAGAAAACGGCAGACCCGTCAGGCGTTAATCTAAGAAATATTCAAGGGTGGAAGTTGGGCAGCATCCACCAAGCATCCTAGCTTTTCCCCCAACCCAAGTAGTAAAACCCTTATGACAAACGACCAGCACCCATGATTGAAGTCGAACATCTCAGCAAAATCTACGGTTCTGCTCCAGCCATTCAGGATGTTACCTTCAAAGTCGAGCCTGGAGAAATCTTGGGTTTCCTCGGACCAAATGGTGCCGGGAAAACAACCACCATGCGGATTTTAGCTGGATATTTACCCGCAACAAGTGGCACAGCCCGAATTGCTGGCTACGATGTGCATGAAAATTCGATGGCAATCAGACGGCGGATTGGTTACTTACCAGAAACGCCTCCCCTGTATCGAGAAATGACGGTTGAGGGATTTTTGCACTTTGTAGCACGAATTAAAGGCGTTGTTGCGGGCGATCGCACGGAACGAGTCAATTGGACGATGGAACGCTGCAACCTAACCCAAAAGCGCAAAATCTTGATTCGCAAACTTTCCAAAGGCTTCCGCCAACGTGTCGGCATTGCTCAAGCGATTGTCCACGACCCCCCAGCGATTATTCTCGATGAACCCACTGTAGGACTCGACCCCCGGCAAATCATCGATGTCCGTAACTTAATTAAAAGCCTCGCCGGAGAGCATACAATTATCCTCTCGACCCATATTCTGCCAGAGGTGAGTATGACCTGTAACCGCGTTGCGATTATCAACCGAGGTCGCATTGTGGCAACTAATAGTCCCGAAAACTTGATGGCTCAATTGGCAGGAGGGGCAGGTTATGAGTTAGAAGTAGACGGCGATGCCCATCAGTTACAAAAATTATTACAGATTGTGCCCGGAATCTGTATGGTAGAACTCGTTAAAAATCCCGAACTCCCCCCAAATCGCTCCCTGATTCGCATTGTCAATGCCCCCGATGCTGAACCTGGACGCGATATTGCGGCAGTTACCTTTGGCGCAGGGTTGGGAATCCATGAAATGCGACGGACTCGCGTCACACTAGAAGATGTGTTTTTAGAACTGACGACCAGGGAACAACCCCTCGAACCGTTGGATGATGAGATTGAGGAGTCTGATGTTACCGCCAATGCAGCATCTGGAGGAGAGGAATAAATGGGTGTCGTGATTGCCAACATTTTGGCGATTTTTCGCAAGGAATTACAAGGCTATTTTGGTTCGCCCTTGGCTTATTTAGTCGCCAGCATATTCTGGCTATTGTCGGGTTTCTTTTTTGTC of the Allocoleopsis franciscana PCC 7113 genome contains:
- a CDS encoding S-layer homology domain-containing protein, yielding MVQSTLYVNPQTGKDTGTGNAQSPFKTLTRALTAASSGTTIQLSAGTYNAAGGEVFPLVVPTGVMVLGHEPSKGKGIVILGSGKYNSPTFNVQNVTLRLESKAQLRGVTVTNPVEKGTAIWVESTAPMVTNNTFTGCGREGVFVTGTGKPLILDNIFIQNAASGVFLVRNAKGEVRRNLCQKTGYGIAISDSAAPLVTDNNLVGNHSGIFLSRGARPVLRRNLIEKNTHGGLVITGESKPDLGSTQDPAGNILRDNGQVDLQNSTSFTLVSVGNQLNPTRVSGPVTLRSAQVPTAMTGPTLFSDLGNHWAAAFIQGLVTRGLILGFPDGTFKPEASITRAEYAAIIAKTFDLPRQRGTGAGVFSDVPANFWASSAIRVAAGMGFIAGFPDGTFRPQQNLTRVQALVSLVSGLGLGSGNVNLLVFYSDRAQIPSYATEAIATATQRRLVVNYPTPNQLEPMRNITRAEIAALIYQALVSTGRAEAIASPYIVSPNLSLPSFSDIQQHWASEFVRRLANLNLVTGFADGSFKPDEPLSRAQYAALVVKVFNPTPIRPDTKFIDIPADFWALPVISQAYRGGFLSGYPDQTFHPQYSLRRIDLMASMVHGLSLPSADVKVLEIYEDRDSIPAYAKSAVAAATQAGIVVNYPNPKLLQPKQEASRALAIAFMYQALVRTGRVSAINSPYIMSTQPN
- a CDS encoding ABC transporter ATP-binding protein → MIEVEHLSKIYGSAPAIQDVTFKVEPGEILGFLGPNGAGKTTTMRILAGYLPATSGTARIAGYDVHENSMAIRRRIGYLPETPPLYREMTVEGFLHFVARIKGVVAGDRTERVNWTMERCNLTQKRKILIRKLSKGFRQRVGIAQAIVHDPPAIILDEPTVGLDPRQIIDVRNLIKSLAGEHTIILSTHILPEVSMTCNRVAIINRGRIVATNSPENLMAQLAGGAGYELEVDGDAHQLQKLLQIVPGICMVELVKNPELPPNRSLIRIVNAPDAEPGRDIAAVTFGAGLGIHEMRRTRVTLEDVFLELTTREQPLEPLDDEIEESDVTANAASGGEE